Proteins from a single region of Mustela erminea isolate mMusErm1 chromosome X, mMusErm1.Pri, whole genome shotgun sequence:
- the AMER1 gene encoding APC membrane recruitment protein 1 produces the protein METGKDEASQAKEAVASMDPQDQRAEKGAKNKAAEITEGTVSEPPSSGPSRLRKTAMKLFGGKKGICTLPSFFGGGRSKGSGRSFSKKDLSKSKTHDGLNEAACGPEDIVSEGTSFALPLPESPCQLPSSQSAHGVLGTGSRCKTSASGATEKAGAEKAPSVPKPKKGLKGFFSSIRRHRKSKVSGAEQSELGSKGPQGARARPQEHVNSAILAHTEDILQAPRKENAKPQNSTGPKVTLLPEPSPAVTEKTTYKDPEKPKEAYASALLQPKPASESSGLEEYHSSETGEKVEAEEVNPPNSHVGDQLSLLFGDVTSLKSFDSLTGCGDIIAEQDMDSMTDSMASGGQRANRDGTKRSSCLVTYQGGGEEMALPDDDDEEEEEEEEEELELEEEEEGARKEEDYDLEYLWTSAQVYSRSNLNLGYHPITSPGHHDYMLLDSIRSYPGLAPGDLLTPQSDQQESAPNSDEGYYDSTTPGFEDDSGEALGLVRRDCLPRDSYSGDALYEFYEPDDSLETSPPVDDCLYDLHGHSSEIFDPFLNFEPFSSSRPPGAMETEEERLVTIQKQLLYWELRREQLEAREAQEARAREAHTREAYTQETHTRETHAREVHVREAQDREAYAKEAQAREAHAQESQVQEVQAWQEKPIIEYQMRPLGPSVMGLVAGVSGASQTSHRRTTSAFPATASSEPDWRDFRPLEKRFEGICSKKDQSTCLMQLFQSDAMFEPDMQEASFGGSPRRAYPTYSPPEEPDEEEVEKEGNATVSFSQALVEFTSSGNIFSSMSCSSDSDSSFTQNLPELPPMVTFDIADVERDGEGKCEENPEFHNDDLAASLEAFELGYYQKHTFSNYHSRFYQGLPWGVSSLPRYLGLPGMHPRPPPAAMALNRRSRSLDTAETLELELSNSHLAQGYTVSDELHAQQEDSNEEEEEEWGRDSPLSLYTEPPGAYDWPAWASCALPVGPGPAWISPNQLDGSSGQSSYACQQAACCIPPVAMSMLLSVPELEPRAPGIFKPQLSRPTHLPLPMVPCYNLQPQASQSVRARPQDMLLPVDEPSCSSSSGGFSPSPLSQSKPVGITYGIPKLPRVQPEPQQPQTIHYRASSLDLSKEMAEQGASLPLPTSYSSTAVNGKLDE, from the coding sequence ATGGAGACTGGAAAGGATGAAGCTTCTCAGGCCAAGGAAGCAGTAGCCTCTATGGACCCCCAAGAccaaagggcagagaaaggagccAAGAACAAGGCAGCTGAGATAACAGAAGGGACAGTATCAGAGCCACCATCATCTGGTCCAAGTAGGCTGAGGAAAACTGCCATGAAACTTTTTGGTGGCAAGAAGGGCATCTGTACCCTACCTAGTTTCTTTGGAGGAGGGCGAAGCAAAGGTTCTGGGAGAAGCTTCTCCAAGAAGGATCTTAGCAAGAGCAAGACCCACGATGGCCTGAATGAAGCAGCTTGTGGCCCTGAAGATATTGTCAGTGAAGGAACCAGCTTTGCCTTACCCTTGCCTGAATCACCCTGCCAACTTCCCAGTTCCCAGAGTGCCCATGGGGTTTTGGGGACCGGCTCCAGATGCAAGACATCTGCATCTGGAGCCACAGAGAAAGCTGGGGCTGAGAAGGCTCCTTCTGTGCCCAAGCCAAAGAAAGGACTGAAAGGTTTTTTCAGCAGTATCCGCCGTCACCGGAAAAGCAAGGTCTCTGGGGCTGAACAAAGTGAGCTAGGTTCCAAAGGGCCTCAAGGGGCCAGAGCCAGGCCTCAGGAACATGTGAACTCAGCCATTCTGGCCCATACTGAGGATATCCTCCAAGCCCCCAGAAAGGAAAATGCCAAACCCCAAAATTCTACTGGGCCAAAAGTTACTTTATTACCAGAGCCTTCTCCAGCAGTCACTGAGAAGACAACCTATAAAGATCCAGAAAAACCAAAGGAGGCCTATGCCTCAGCACTTCTGCAGCCCAAGCCTGCCTCTGAATCCAGTGGCCTAGAGGAGTACCACAGTTCAGAAACAGGGGAGAAGGTGGAGGCAGAAGAGGTAAATCCACCAAATAGCCATGTTGGGGACCAGCTAAGCCTCTTGTTTGGGGATGTCACATCCCTGAAAAGTTTTGACTCACTGACAGGTTGTGGTGACATTATAGCAGAGCAGGACATGGACAGTATGACAGACAGCATGGcctctggaggccagagggcaAATCGAGATGGGACCAAGAGAAGTTCCTGCCTGGTGACCTAccaaggaggtggggaggaaatgGCCTTgccagatgatgatgatgaggaagaggaggaggaagaggaggaagagctggaattagaggaggaagaagagggtgcCAGGAAGGAAGAAGATTATGACTTAGAATATCTGTGGACAAGTGCCCAGGTATACTCAAGGTCCAATCTGAATTTGGGCTACCATCCCATCACATCCCCAGGCCACCATGACTACATGCTTCTAGACTCAATTCGATCTTATCCTGGCTTAGCCCCTGGGGACCTTTTGACTCCTCAGAGTGACCAGCAAGAGTCTGCCCCAAATAGTGATGAAGGTTATTATGACTCCACAACACCTGGATTTGAGGATGATTCAGGTGAGGCCTTGGGGCTTGTCCGCAGGGATTGTCTGCCCCGAGACAGCTACAGTGGAGATGCCCTGTATGAGTTCTATGAGCCAGATGATAGTCTTGAGACCTCCCCACCTGTAGATGACTGTCTTTATGACCTTCATGGTCACAGCTCTGAGATATTTGACCCCTTCTTGAACTTTGAGCCCTTTTCTTCCTCTCGGCCACCTGGGGCaatggagacagaggaagaacGGCTAGTGACCATCCAGAAACAGTTGTTGTATTGGGAGCTTCGGCGAGAGCAGCTTGAGGCCCGAGAGGCACAGGAGGCACGTGCCCGAGAGGCTCACACCAGGGAGGCCTATACCCAAGAAACTCATACCAGGGAGACCCATGCCCGAGAAGTTCATGTCAGAGAGGCCCAAGACCGAGAGGCCTATGCCAAGGAAGCCCAGGCCCGAGAGGCCCATGCTCAAGAGTCTCAAGTCCAAGAGGTTCAGGCCTGGCAAGAGAAGCCCATCATTGAATATCAGATGAGGCCTTTAGGCCCATCAGTGATGGGCCTGGTAGCAGGGGTTTCAGGGGCCTCTCAGACTTCCCATCGGAGAACCACCTCAGCTTTTCCTGCCACTGCAAGCAGTGAACCAGACTGGAGAGACTTCCGTCCTCTGGAGAAGCGTTTTGAAGGAATCTGCTCCAAGAAAGATCAAAGTACCTGTCTGATGCAGCTCTTCCAAAGTGATGCTATGTTTGAGCCAGATATGCAAGAAGCAAGCTTTGGAGGCTCTCCCAGGAGGGCCTACCCTACTTATTCACCCCCTGAGGAGCCAGACGAAGAAGAAGTTGAAAAGGAAGGGAATGCCACTGTGAGTTTCTCACAGGCCCTTGTGGAGTTCACCAGCAGTGGGAACATCTTCTCTAGCATGTCCTGCAGCTCTGACTCTGACTCATCCTTCACTCAAAACCTCCCTGAACTTCCCCCTATGGTTACTTTTGATATAGCTGATGTGGAACGGGATGGGGAAGGCAAGTGTGAAGAGAATCCTGAGTTCCACAATGATGACCTTGCAGCCTCCTTGGAAGCTTTTGAGCTAGGCTACTACCAGAAACACACATTCAGTAACTACCATAGCCGATTCTACCAAGGTCTGCCCTGGGGTGTGAGCAGTCTCCCTCGCTACTTGGGACTGCCTGGCATGCACCCTCGGCCTCCACCGGCTGCTATGGCCCTCAACAGAAGGAGTCGCTCCCTGGACACTGCGGAAACCTTGGAACTGGAGCTCTCCAATTCCCACCTTGCCCAAGGGTACACAGTGTCTGAtgagcttcatgctcagcaggaagattcaaatgaagaggaggaagaagaatgggGCAGAGACAGTCCTTTGTCCCTTTATACTGAACCACCAGGGGCCTATGACTGGCCTGCCTGGGCTTCCTGTGCTCTCCCAGTGGGACCAGGCCCTGCCTGGATAAGTCCCAATCAGTTGGATGGGTCTTCTGGCCAGTCTTCATATGCCTGCCAACAGGCAGCCTGTTGCATACCTCCTGTGGCCATGTCAATGTTGCTGTCAGTACCAGAGCTAGAGCCAAGGGCACCTGGGATATTCAAGCCTCAGCTATCTCGGCCTACACACCTACCCCTGCCCATGGTCCCTTGTTATAACCTGCAGCCACAGGCCTCTCAGAGTGTGAGGGCCAGGCCTCAAGATATGTTGCTGCCTGTCGATGAGCCCAGTTGCTCCTCTAGTTCTGGAGGATTCAGCCCCAGTCCTCTGTCCCAGTCCAAGCCTGTGGGCATCACTTATGGCATCCCTAAGCTGCCCAGGGTCCAACCTGAGCCCCAACAGCCTCAAACCATTCACTACAGGGCTTCCAGCCTTGACCTGTCAAAGGAGATGGCTGAGCAAGgtgcctctctcccccttcccaccagTTACTCCTCCACTGCTGTGAATGGAAAGCTAGATGAGTAG